One region of Nitrospirota bacterium genomic DNA includes:
- the pdhA gene encoding pyruvate dehydrogenase (acetyl-transferring) E1 component subunit alpha, with amino-acid sequence MPDDIVALYRTMLLIRRFEERAAEMYTLGKIGGFCHLYNGQEAVATGAIAALRPDDYVLVYYRDHGHALARGSDPKAVMAELFGKATGLCRGKGGSMHLFDAPRGFLGGYAIVGEHLALAVGVGLAISYRGGDQVAACFFGDGAVNGGMFHEALNLAALWNLPVVFVCENNHFGMGTPIAVAMSRPEHLHEKAEAYGMAHDVVDGMDVLAVRDRVGDAVRRARKDRTPVLIEAKTYRFVGHSMRDPAHGVYRTREELEHEKSRDPIKTFPKLLKEKGLATDEGLAEIDQEVRRIVDDAVAFAEASPVLPPEAIVEDVYA; translated from the coding sequence ATGCCCGACGACATTGTCGCGCTATATCGCACCATGTTGTTGATCCGCCGATTCGAAGAGCGCGCGGCGGAAATGTACACGTTGGGAAAGATCGGCGGATTTTGTCACCTCTACAACGGGCAGGAGGCGGTGGCCACGGGTGCGATCGCCGCGCTGCGGCCCGACGATTACGTGCTCGTGTATTATCGCGATCACGGTCATGCGCTGGCGCGTGGCAGCGACCCCAAGGCGGTGATGGCCGAACTCTTCGGCAAAGCCACCGGCCTATGCCGCGGCAAAGGCGGCTCCATGCATCTTTTCGATGCGCCGCGCGGGTTCCTCGGCGGCTACGCGATCGTGGGCGAGCACTTGGCGCTGGCGGTGGGCGTGGGGCTGGCGATCTCGTACCGCGGGGGCGACCAGGTTGCGGCCTGTTTTTTCGGCGACGGGGCGGTTAATGGCGGCATGTTCCACGAGGCCCTCAATCTGGCCGCGCTGTGGAACCTGCCCGTGGTGTTCGTGTGCGAGAACAATCACTTCGGGATGGGGACACCGATCGCCGTGGCCATGAGCCGACCGGAACACTTGCACGAAAAGGCCGAGGCCTACGGCATGGCGCACGACGTGGTGGACGGCATGGATGTGCTCGCGGTGCGTGACCGTGTCGGCGATGCGGTGCGCCGGGCGCGGAAAGACCGCACTCCCGTGCTGATCGAGGCCAAGACCTACCGGTTCGTGGGGCACTCCATGCGGGACCCTGCGCACGGCGTGTACCGAACAAGGGAAGAGCTGGAACACGAAAAATCCCGCGATCCAATCAAGACCTTCCCGAAGCTGCTCAAAGAAAAGGGCCTTGCCACGGACGAGGGGCTCGCGGAGATCGACCAGGAGGTACGGCGGATCGTGGACGACGCCGTGGCGTTCGCGGAGGCAAGCCCGGTGCTGCCGCCGGAGGCGATCGTAGAGGACGTCTATGCGTAA
- the dxs gene encoding 1-deoxy-D-xylulose-5-phosphate synthase — protein MALLDEINRPEDLRRLAPEQLPQVAAELREVIVRTLAANGGHFAGPLGAVDLNVALHYVFDTPRDRLVWDVGYQAYAHKILTGRRDRFATLRQWNGISGFLRRNESPYDTFGAGHAATSISAALGMAKARDLLSPGSEHDAAHKVIAIIGDGSMTAGMAFEGLNQAGALKTDLIVVLNDNTMAISENVGALSAYLTRLITGKLYTRVKEETETILRNIPKIGKPMLKMAKRAEESMKGLLVPGLLFEEMGFRYIGPIDGHRLDHLVTTFENVKRLSGPLLVHVITKKGKGYEPAERDPIAFHGVTPFDPATGLFKKKSGRPSYTSVFANTLIQLARERPEVVAITAAMPEGTGLNLFAKEFPNRYYDVGIAEQHAVTFAAGLTVDGARPVVAIYSTFLQRAYDQVVHDVCLQNLPVLFCMDRGGLVGEDGATHHGAFDFAYLRHVPNIVVMAPKDENELRHMLLTGLMHPGPCALRYPRGESEGVALDPTIVPLPIGRGEILRDGDDVALVAIGAMVPVALRAADLLRDRGVAATVVNARFVKPLDRELLLDVAERVRRVVTIEDHVLMGGFGSAVLELFEQADVRGVEVRRIGLPDAFVEHGAQSLLRKHHGLDPEGVAQRVAAFLKAPIEVSEPV, from the coding sequence ATGGCGTTGCTCGACGAAATCAATCGCCCCGAAGATCTGCGCCGGCTCGCGCCGGAACAGCTCCCTCAGGTCGCGGCGGAACTGCGCGAGGTCATCGTGCGGACGCTCGCGGCCAACGGGGGGCACTTCGCGGGCCCGCTGGGCGCGGTGGATCTCAACGTCGCGCTGCACTACGTGTTCGACACCCCGCGGGACCGGCTGGTGTGGGACGTGGGGTACCAGGCCTACGCGCACAAGATCCTGACGGGTCGACGCGACCGGTTCGCCACGCTCCGCCAGTGGAACGGCATCAGCGGGTTTTTGCGGCGCAACGAAAGCCCGTATGACACCTTCGGCGCGGGGCACGCCGCCACGTCGATCTCGGCCGCCCTGGGCATGGCCAAGGCGCGAGACCTGCTGAGTCCAGGGTCAGAACACGACGCCGCGCACAAAGTGATCGCCATCATCGGTGATGGATCCATGACCGCCGGGATGGCGTTCGAAGGGCTCAACCAGGCCGGCGCGCTCAAGACCGACTTGATCGTGGTCTTGAACGACAACACCATGGCGATCTCGGAGAACGTCGGGGCCTTGTCCGCCTATCTGACCCGCCTGATCACGGGCAAGCTGTACACGAGGGTCAAGGAAGAGACCGAAACCATTCTCCGGAACATTCCGAAAATCGGCAAACCCATGCTCAAAATGGCCAAGCGAGCCGAAGAGAGCATGAAGGGGCTGCTGGTGCCCGGGTTGCTGTTCGAAGAGATGGGCTTCCGGTACATCGGCCCCATCGACGGCCATCGCCTGGACCATCTGGTCACGACGTTCGAAAACGTCAAACGCCTGTCCGGTCCACTGCTCGTTCACGTGATCACCAAGAAGGGCAAGGGCTACGAACCGGCGGAGCGCGACCCGATTGCGTTCCACGGGGTGACGCCGTTCGATCCCGCGACCGGACTGTTCAAGAAAAAGTCCGGCCGGCCGTCGTACACCTCGGTGTTCGCCAACACCTTGATCCAACTGGCCCGCGAGCGACCCGAGGTCGTAGCCATCACCGCGGCCATGCCCGAGGGCACGGGCCTGAACCTGTTCGCGAAAGAGTTTCCGAATCGGTACTACGACGTGGGGATCGCCGAGCAACACGCCGTCACCTTCGCCGCGGGGTTGACGGTGGACGGCGCGCGGCCCGTGGTGGCGATCTATTCGACGTTCCTCCAGCGCGCATACGATCAGGTCGTCCACGACGTGTGCCTCCAAAATCTGCCGGTGCTGTTCTGTATGGACCGGGGTGGACTGGTGGGCGAAGACGGCGCCACGCACCACGGCGCGTTCGATTTCGCGTACCTGCGGCACGTACCGAACATCGTGGTCATGGCCCCCAAGGACGAAAACGAATTGCGCCACATGCTGCTGACCGGGCTGATGCACCCCGGCCCTTGTGCCCTGCGTTACCCGCGGGGCGAGTCCGAGGGCGTTGCCCTGGACCCCACGATCGTGCCGTTGCCGATCGGCCGCGGCGAAATTTTGCGCGACGGCGACGACGTGGCGCTGGTGGCGATCGGCGCCATGGTACCCGTGGCGTTGAGAGCCGCGGATCTGTTGCGCGACCGCGGGGTGGCCGCGACGGTGGTCAACGCCCGGTTCGTCAAACCCCTGGACCGCGAATTGCTGCTCGACGTGGCCGAACGCGTGCGCCGGGTCGTCACGATAGAAGACCATGTGTTGATGGGCGGATTCGGCAGCGCCGTGCTGGAGCTGTTCGAGCAGGCCGATGTTCGGGGCGTGGAAGTCCGCCGGATCGGGCTGCCGGACGCGTTCGTGGAACACGGCGCCCAATCTCTGTTACGGAAGCACCACGGGCTCGACCCCGAAGGTGTGGCGCAACGCGTGGCCGCGTTTCTCAAGGCGCCGATCGAGGTCTCGGAGCCTGTCTAG
- a CDS encoding polyprenyl synthetase family protein: MPAPAAKAPLDTYLAERRSQVEQALRDALPGSDGTPTLLRQAVEYSVLGGGKRIRPILALAACDAVRGDSQSILPLVVSLELIHTYSLIHDDLPAMDNDDLRRGRPTSHRVYGEDVAILTGDVLQALAFGALANPRCEGDVPAESRLAAVAELAAASGADGLVGGQVLDLRTEPPSARTASDDAGRAAALATLDGIHSRKTGALIRAAVRIGGILGGADDRQLSALTRYGSGVGLAFQIADDLLDVDATPQEMGKATRKDGAQRKWAYPAVIGAHASHRIAEQWVQDALDAIAQFDDAAEPLRALARYILDRRS, encoded by the coding sequence ATGCCGGCACCGGCCGCTAAAGCCCCGCTCGACACGTATCTCGCGGAGCGGCGGAGCCAAGTCGAACAGGCGCTCCGGGACGCCCTCCCCGGGTCGGACGGAACGCCGACGCTGCTGCGCCAGGCCGTCGAATACAGCGTGTTGGGCGGGGGAAAACGGATCCGACCCATCCTCGCGCTGGCCGCGTGCGACGCGGTGCGCGGCGACAGTCAAAGCATCCTGCCGTTGGTGGTTTCGTTGGAATTGATCCACACCTACTCGTTAATCCACGACGATCTCCCGGCCATGGACAACGACGACCTGCGGCGCGGCCGCCCCACCAGCCATCGGGTGTACGGCGAAGACGTCGCGATCCTGACCGGCGACGTCCTACAGGCGCTGGCGTTCGGCGCGCTCGCCAATCCTCGGTGCGAGGGCGATGTCCCCGCCGAATCGCGGTTGGCCGCGGTGGCCGAGCTCGCAGCCGCGAGCGGGGCCGACGGGTTGGTCGGCGGGCAGGTGTTGGACCTCCGCACCGAACCCCCGTCGGCGCGCACCGCGTCGGACGACGCCGGCCGCGCGGCCGCGCTCGCGACGCTGGACGGCATTCACTCGCGGAAGACCGGCGCGTTGATCCGCGCGGCCGTGCGCATCGGCGGCATCCTGGGGGGAGCCGACGACCGCCAGCTCAGCGCCCTCACGCGGTACGGGAGCGGCGTGGGGTTGGCGTTTCAGATCGCCGACGATCTGTTGGATGTCGACGCCACCCCGCAGGAGATGGGCAAAGCCACCCGCAAAGACGGGGCCCAACGGAAATGGGCGTATCCCGCGGTGATCGGGGCGCACGCGTCGCACCGGATTGCCGAGCAATGGGTCCAAGACGCGCTCGACGCGATCGCCCAATTCGACGACGCAGCCGAACCGCTGCGAGCCCTGGCACGGTATATTCTCGATCGGAGATCTTGA
- a CDS encoding exodeoxyribonuclease VII small subunit → MAALKFEEALGRLEALVQTLERGDLSLDESLKAFEEGVKLSKSCLKLLDEADRRVEILLGNDGRKKVRPFPAPDAAPTEEDVDADDAGTGR, encoded by the coding sequence ATGGCCGCGCTGAAGTTCGAAGAAGCCCTGGGACGCCTCGAAGCGCTCGTTCAGACCTTGGAGCGGGGGGATCTGTCGCTCGACGAATCGCTCAAAGCCTTTGAAGAAGGGGTCAAGCTCTCCAAGAGTTGTTTGAAACTGCTGGACGAGGCGGACCGGCGGGTGGAGATTTTATTGGGAAACGACGGACGCAAGAAGGTTCGGCCCTTTCCAGCGCCGGACGCCGCTCCAACCGAAGAGGACGTTGACGCGGACGATGCCGGCACCGGCCGCTAA
- a CDS encoding DEAD/DEAH box helicase, protein MPPEVLHGLDRLGYTHCTPIQERTLPITLAGRDVAGQAQTGTGKTAAFLISVFTRLLRNPAPPKGARSSPRALVVAPTRELAVQIEQEARAIGSGTGLSMMAVYGGVDYTKQRDALGAGVDLLVGTPGRLIDYFKQKVYDLRRTEVIVIDEADRMFDMGFIADIRYLLRRMPPFDKRQSMLFSATLSMRVMELCYEHMNNPEKVSITPQRVTAEKIQEVLYHVERARKLSLLSGLLRRERWERVLIFVNTRQIGERLADHLNRHGYSARAITGDIPQPKRLKYLDRFKSGELKILVATDVASRGLHIEGVSIVVNYDIPQDPEDYVHRIGRTARAGAAGKAISLACEEYVMALESIEAFIGHKIPVEWAEDDWFEPVTALARRSRPSGEGPRRSPGPSHRERGGSARPAPQAQGPGHSPTTPRRRRRRRSKSGAPPPASS, encoded by the coding sequence ATCCCACCGGAGGTCTTGCACGGCCTGGACCGCCTCGGTTACACCCATTGCACCCCGATCCAGGAACGCACGCTGCCCATCACGCTCGCGGGCCGGGACGTGGCGGGCCAGGCCCAGACCGGCACCGGGAAGACCGCGGCGTTTCTGATCAGCGTCTTCACGCGGTTGCTGCGCAACCCGGCACCGCCCAAAGGCGCGCGTTCGAGCCCCAGAGCGCTGGTGGTTGCGCCCACCCGTGAGCTGGCCGTGCAGATCGAACAGGAAGCGCGCGCGATCGGCTCCGGCACCGGCCTGTCGATGATGGCGGTCTACGGCGGGGTGGACTACACCAAACAACGCGACGCGCTCGGCGCCGGCGTGGACCTCTTGGTGGGCACGCCCGGACGGCTGATCGATTATTTCAAACAGAAGGTCTATGACCTGCGGCGCACCGAGGTCATTGTCATTGACGAGGCCGATCGGATGTTCGACATGGGGTTTATCGCCGACATCCGCTATCTGCTTCGGCGGATGCCGCCCTTTGACAAACGCCAATCGATGCTCTTCTCGGCCACTCTCTCCATGCGGGTGATGGAGTTGTGTTACGAGCACATGAACAATCCCGAGAAGGTCTCGATTACCCCGCAGCGCGTCACCGCTGAGAAGATCCAGGAGGTCCTCTACCACGTGGAGCGAGCCCGCAAGCTCTCGCTCTTGTCGGGGCTGCTGCGTCGCGAGCGCTGGGAGCGCGTGCTCATCTTCGTGAACACCCGGCAGATCGGGGAACGACTCGCGGACCATCTCAACCGCCACGGGTACAGCGCCCGCGCGATCACCGGCGACATCCCCCAACCCAAGCGGCTCAAGTACCTCGATCGCTTCAAGAGCGGAGAGCTCAAGATCCTGGTCGCGACCGACGTGGCCTCGCGCGGGCTGCACATCGAAGGCGTTTCGATCGTCGTCAACTACGACATCCCGCAGGACCCCGAGGACTACGTGCACCGGATCGGCCGCACGGCCCGGGCGGGCGCCGCGGGCAAGGCGATCTCGCTGGCGTGCGAGGAATACGTGATGGCGCTCGAATCAATCGAGGCCTTCATCGGACACAAGATCCCGGTGGAATGGGCCGAGGACGACTGGTTCGAGCCGGTCACCGCCCTGGCGCGACGGTCCCGTCCGTCGGGCGAAGGACCGCGGCGGAGTCCGGGCCCCAGCCATCGCGAGCGTGGCGGATCGGCTCGCCCGGCTCCACAGGCTCAGGGTCCGGGCCATTCCCCGACCACGCCTCGCCGGCGGCGCCGGCGACGTTCGAAGTCTGGCGCCCCGCCGCCCGCGTCGTCTTGA
- a CDS encoding RNA methyltransferase → MDHDLHIPTMDVGVTPAAEPADAAWRRRLRVILVRPEHPGNVGAAARALKNMGFSQLHLVAPECGHLTADALKMAYGARDVIEGARLHANLREALQDVQWAAGFGMTRPDRPDAVWLSDAAPGLVERAHAHDTALVFGPERSGLSNNELALCHQLVAVPTDPAQPSLNLAQAVLLGCYELTRTTAPASAPAPELASGAELDGLTDDLDETLHFIGFLQPPQGRRLLHELRGFINRAQPSPREVRVFRGILRQIRWATRRARKGSPD, encoded by the coding sequence ATGGATCACGACCTGCACATTCCAACTATGGATGTCGGCGTCACGCCCGCGGCGGAGCCTGCGGACGCCGCTTGGCGCCGTCGTCTCCGCGTGATCTTGGTCCGTCCCGAGCACCCCGGCAACGTCGGGGCCGCGGCGCGCGCGCTCAAGAACATGGGGTTTTCGCAGCTGCACCTGGTGGCCCCGGAGTGCGGCCACCTCACCGCCGACGCGTTGAAGATGGCGTACGGCGCGCGAGACGTGATCGAGGGCGCCCGCCTCCATGCCAACCTGCGCGAGGCCCTCCAAGACGTGCAGTGGGCCGCGGGGTTCGGGATGACCCGGCCCGACCGACCCGACGCGGTCTGGCTGTCCGACGCCGCTCCGGGGCTGGTCGAACGCGCGCACGCGCACGACACCGCGCTGGTGTTCGGCCCTGAACGCTCGGGCCTTTCCAACAACGAATTGGCGCTGTGCCACCAACTCGTGGCGGTGCCGACCGATCCCGCGCAGCCCTCGCTCAATCTCGCGCAGGCCGTGCTCCTCGGGTGTTACGAACTCACCCGCACCACGGCTCCTGCATCCGCGCCAGCGCCCGAGCTGGCCTCGGGCGCTGAGCTCGACGGGCTCACCGACGATCTCGACGAGACCCTCCATTTCATCGGATTCCTCCAGCCGCCCCAAGGCCGCCGCTTGCTCCACGAGTTGCGCGGTTTCATCAACCGCGCCCAACCCTCGCCGCGCGAGGTCCGCGTGTTCCGCGGTATCCTCCGGCAGATCCGGTGGGCGACCCGCCGGGCGCGGAAGGGGTCCCCGGATTGA
- the rpsB gene encoding 30S ribosomal protein S2, translated as MSDVGLKELLEAGVHFGHQTKRWNPKMKKYIFGERNGVYIIDLQKTVKKFGEAYAFVRDTVAEGATVLFVGTKRQAQDIVETEARRCGMYYVNQRWLGGMLTNFQTLRKSADKLKKLETAKTDGSLDRLTKKEAAGMEKERAQLEKILGGIKTMTELPGIVFLIDCKKENIAVREANRLGIPVVAIVDTNCDPDEVDYVIPGNDDAIRGIKLITARVADAVIEGRQLYAARIEEQAKATAVSAGREMAELAAAEGR; from the coding sequence ATGTCGGACGTGGGACTGAAAGAACTGCTGGAGGCCGGGGTGCACTTCGGCCACCAGACCAAGCGGTGGAACCCGAAGATGAAAAAGTACATCTTCGGGGAGCGCAACGGGGTGTACATTATCGACCTCCAGAAGACGGTCAAAAAGTTCGGCGAGGCGTACGCCTTTGTCCGGGATACCGTGGCCGAGGGCGCGACCGTGCTGTTCGTGGGAACCAAACGACAGGCGCAGGACATCGTGGAGACCGAGGCCAGACGCTGCGGCATGTATTACGTCAACCAGCGGTGGTTGGGCGGGATGTTGACCAACTTCCAGACGCTGCGAAAAAGCGCCGACAAGCTCAAGAAGCTCGAGACGGCGAAGACCGACGGCAGCCTGGACCGCTTGACGAAGAAGGAGGCCGCGGGCATGGAGAAGGAACGCGCCCAGCTCGAGAAAATCTTGGGTGGGATCAAGACGATGACGGAGCTGCCCGGCATCGTGTTCCTGATCGACTGCAAGAAAGAAAACATCGCGGTGCGCGAGGCGAACCGTCTCGGCATCCCGGTGGTGGCGATTGTCGATACCAACTGCGATCCCGACGAGGTCGACTACGTGATTCCCGGCAACGACGACGCGATTCGAGGGATTAAATTGATCACGGCGCGGGTGGCCGACGCGGTGATCGAGGGACGGCAGTTGTACGCCGCGAGAATCGAGGAACAGGCCAAGGCCACCGCGGTGTCCGCCGGCCGCGAAATGGCGGAGTTGGCCGCTGCCGAGGGACGGTAA
- the tsf gene encoding translation elongation factor Ts: MAAVDAALVKQLRERTGAGMMDCKQALERYAGDLDKAAEWLRERGAAVAAKKADRAASEGMIGSYVHAGGKIGVMVEVNCETDFVARNPEFQTLVRDLAMHIAGTPTTPRYITRKEIPESVLIEARERFTEEARQTGKPDKVIAQIVQGRLDKFSAEISLMEQPFVKDPSLTIDALVTEKIAKIGERISVRRFVRYRLGEDDRHA, encoded by the coding sequence GTGGCGGCCGTGGACGCCGCGCTCGTCAAGCAGCTCCGCGAGCGGACGGGCGCCGGAATGATGGACTGCAAACAGGCCTTGGAGCGCTACGCCGGGGACCTGGACAAGGCGGCGGAGTGGCTGCGCGAGCGTGGCGCGGCGGTGGCCGCCAAGAAAGCCGACCGCGCGGCCAGCGAAGGGATGATCGGCTCGTACGTGCACGCCGGGGGCAAAATTGGCGTGATGGTGGAGGTCAACTGCGAGACCGATTTTGTGGCCCGAAACCCCGAATTTCAAACCTTGGTCAGGGACCTCGCGATGCACATCGCGGGGACGCCGACCACCCCGCGCTACATTACCCGGAAAGAGATTCCCGAGAGCGTCCTGATCGAGGCCCGGGAGCGCTTTACCGAGGAGGCCCGTCAGACCGGGAAACCCGACAAGGTGATCGCTCAGATCGTTCAAGGCCGTCTGGACAAATTCAGCGCCGAAATTTCGTTGATGGAGCAACCGTTCGTCAAAGATCCCTCGCTGACGATCGACGCGCTGGTCACCGAGAAAATCGCCAAGATCGGCGAGCGAATCTCGGTACGGCGCTTCGTCCGCTATCGCCTGGGAGAGGATGACCGTCACGCATAG
- the pyrH gene encoding UMP kinase has product MADLKYRRVLLKLSGEVLAGERGYGIEPAVVSEVADQLQEVNALGVELAIVIGGGNIFRGLAAAATGIERSSADYMGMLATVMNALALQSVLESKGVVTRVQSAIEMRQLAEPYIRRRAIRHLEKKRVVILACGTGNPYFSTDTAAALRAMEIGAEVILKGTKVDGVYDRDPLKDRSATMFSRLTFFDVIEKGLAVMDSTAVTLCMENRLPIIVFNLKEKTNIKRIVLGEALGTVVEGERVRG; this is encoded by the coding sequence GTGGCCGATCTCAAATATCGTCGAGTCCTGCTGAAGTTGAGCGGCGAAGTGCTCGCGGGCGAGCGAGGCTACGGGATCGAGCCCGCCGTCGTGAGCGAAGTGGCCGACCAACTCCAAGAGGTCAACGCGCTGGGCGTGGAGCTGGCGATCGTGATCGGCGGCGGGAACATCTTCCGGGGCCTGGCGGCCGCCGCCACCGGCATCGAACGATCGTCGGCCGATTACATGGGCATGCTGGCCACCGTGATGAACGCGCTGGCGCTGCAGAGCGTGCTCGAGAGCAAAGGCGTGGTGACGCGCGTCCAATCCGCGATCGAGATGCGGCAACTGGCGGAGCCGTACATCCGTCGACGGGCGATCCGCCACCTCGAAAAGAAGCGGGTCGTGATCCTCGCGTGCGGGACCGGCAACCCCTATTTTTCGACCGACACGGCGGCCGCGCTCCGCGCGATGGAAATCGGGGCCGAAGTGATTCTCAAAGGCACCAAGGTGGACGGCGTATACGATCGCGACCCCCTGAAGGACCGAAGCGCGACGATGTTCTCGCGACTCACTTTCTTCGATGTGATCGAGAAGGGTCTCGCGGTGATGGACAGCACCGCGGTGACCCTCTGCATGGAAAACCGTCTCCCGATCATCGTCTTCAACCTCAAGGAAAAGACCAACATCAAGCGAATCGTGTTGGGTGAAGCTCTGGGGACGGTGGTGGAGGGCGAACGGGTCCGTGGGTAG
- the frr gene encoding ribosome recycling factor, whose amino-acid sequence MDHVVEHLRRELATIRTGRASLSLLDSVQVDYYGTLMPLKQVASLAVPESRLITIQPWEPGQIPEIEKAIQGANLGLQPSNDGKTIRLAIPPLTEERRKEYVKVARRMGEEAKVAVRNVRRDVNDELKKAQKAGELSEDAQRSAQDDIQRLTDQYVTRVDEILAKKEAEILEV is encoded by the coding sequence ATGGACCACGTGGTCGAGCACTTGCGTCGTGAGCTCGCCACCATCCGCACGGGGCGCGCCTCGCTCTCGCTCTTGGACAGCGTCCAGGTCGATTACTACGGCACGTTGATGCCGCTCAAACAGGTCGCGAGTCTCGCCGTTCCCGAGAGCCGCCTGATCACGATCCAACCGTGGGAACCGGGGCAGATCCCCGAGATCGAAAAGGCGATTCAAGGCGCCAACCTCGGCCTCCAACCGTCCAACGACGGAAAGACGATTCGGCTGGCGATCCCGCCGCTCACCGAAGAGCGACGCAAGGAATACGTAAAGGTCGCGCGTCGGATGGGCGAAGAGGCGAAGGTCGCGGTCCGCAACGTACGCCGGGACGTCAACGACGAGCTCAAGAAGGCCCAGAAAGCCGGCGAGCTGTCGGAGGACGCCCAACGTTCCGCCCAAGACGACATCCAGCGCCTCACCGATCAATACGTAACCCGAGTCGACGAGATTTTGGCCAAGAAAGAGGCCGAAATCCTGGAAGTGTAA
- a CDS encoding PA2779 family protein, translated as MAERTGFVNTSLILYLCAALVVMGAIGAFPVAGWAAFVPSQAAMSAPAFDREADMARLKTHLERKVVAQRLADWGLGPQDVASRLGQLSDAQIHQAAVQLDSVQPGGDSGLGVIIGLLVIAILVVVLLQLTGHRIVITK; from the coding sequence ATGGCTGAACGCACCGGCTTCGTCAACACCTCGTTGATCCTCTATTTGTGCGCTGCGCTCGTCGTCATGGGGGCGATCGGCGCGTTTCCGGTCGCAGGATGGGCGGCGTTTGTGCCGTCCCAAGCCGCCATGTCGGCGCCCGCGTTCGATCGCGAGGCCGACATGGCGCGGTTGAAGACCCATCTGGAGCGCAAGGTGGTTGCCCAACGCCTGGCGGACTGGGGACTCGGGCCGCAGGACGTCGCCTCACGACTCGGACAACTCAGCGACGCGCAGATCCATCAAGCCGCGGTCCAGCTCGACAGCGTGCAGCCCGGCGGCGACAGCGGGCTGGGAGTGATCATCGGTCTGTTGGTGATTGCGATACTGGTCGTGGTGCTGCTTCAGCTCACAGGCCACCGGATTGTGATCACGAAGTAA
- a CDS encoding C39 family peptidase, whose translation MRRNKGAWLQWKTGGVVMVLLSLGCAGAESLADPSAREAPSGPSVHRILGVPFVPGEPGACGPAALASVLAFDGDPVTVEEILRTVGAPSLAGVLPMDLERFAAGRRAGVQTTAGSLAWLRERVASDHPVVAFLDLGVGPVRQGHFVVVVGYDDEAERVVLYSGKDPDAAMSYRRFTAAWRRAAFWALTLGGPAGDDGNRLSAS comes from the coding sequence ATGCGCCGGAACAAGGGGGCGTGGCTCCAGTGGAAGACGGGCGGGGTAGTGATGGTCTTACTGTCGCTCGGCTGCGCGGGAGCCGAATCCCTCGCGGACCCCTCGGCCCGTGAAGCTCCCTCCGGACCCTCCGTTCATCGGATCCTCGGCGTTCCCTTTGTTCCGGGGGAGCCCGGGGCCTGCGGCCCCGCGGCGCTAGCGAGCGTGCTGGCTTTCGACGGCGATCCCGTGACCGTCGAGGAGATCCTCCGGACCGTCGGGGCCCCGTCCCTGGCGGGCGTGTTGCCGATGGACCTTGAGCGGTTCGCGGCCGGACGCCGCGCCGGGGTCCAGACGACGGCCGGATCACTGGCCTGGCTGCGTGAACGGGTCGCGAGCGATCATCCCGTTGTGGCGTTTCTCGACCTGGGAGTCGGTCCCGTGCGTCAAGGGCACTTTGTCGTGGTGGTGGGATACGACGACGAGGCCGAGCGGGTGGTCCTCTATTCCGGAAAGGACCCCGACGCGGCGATGTCCTACCGCCGCTTCACCGCCGCGTGGCGCCGAGCCGCCTTTTGGGCCCTCACGCTCGGAGGGCCGGCGGGCGACGACGGCAACCGGCTCTCCGCGTCATGA